A stretch of the Saprospiraceae bacterium genome encodes the following:
- a CDS encoding DUF1761 domain-containing protein: MNSKIIIAAVIGGLSSFLLGWLFYGILFKEALAGMAGSATNVMRADSEMVWWALIVGNLVIGYLVAFMWSSWAGITTFMGGAKAGAIIGFLFSFGWDMLMYGTTNCMQMSGALLDVMISTIMWAISAGLVGWWLGRS, translated from the coding sequence ATGAATTCAAAAATTATAATTGCCGCAGTTATTGGCGGTTTATCGTCTTTCCTTTTAGGATGGCTATTTTATGGAATCCTATTTAAAGAAGCCTTGGCTGGAATGGCTGGTTCAGCAACCAATGTAATGCGAGCAGACAGTGAAATGGTTTGGTGGGCATTGATTGTAGGTAATCTAGTCATTGGCTACCTGGTTGCTTTTATGTGGAGCAGTTGGGCAGGCATCACCACCTTTATGGGAGGAGCTAAAGCGGGAGCTATTATTGGCTTTCTTTTTTCATTTGGTTGGGACATGCTGATGTACGGTACAACCAATTGCATGCAAATGAGCGGAGCCCTTTTAGATGTCATGATTTCTACCATCATGTGGGCCATTTCTGCCGGACTTGTCGGCTGGTGGTTGGGAAGATCTTAA
- a CDS encoding YceI family protein has translation MKQMTLLCFLGTLFLVQSGFKPAVVSHKVDLQQSSVSWTGYKVSGKHQGSIQMKSGELKFDNTKLVGGNFEIDMTSITCSDLTGEYADKLVGHLKSDDFFGTANHPTAKFVITQAIHQGKDLYKISGDLTIKGTAKPIKFSATVKEENGSKIANAEIKIDRADYNVKYGSGSFFENLGDKTIFDEFDINVKLVTKK, from the coding sequence ATGAAACAAATGACTTTACTATGCTTTTTAGGAACCCTATTTTTGGTTCAATCTGGTTTTAAACCGGCCGTTGTATCACATAAAGTGGATTTACAACAATCTTCTGTATCCTGGACAGGTTATAAAGTTTCAGGAAAACACCAGGGATCCATTCAAATGAAATCTGGTGAATTGAAATTTGATAATACCAAACTTGTTGGTGGAAATTTTGAAATTGACATGACCAGTATTACCTGTTCGGATTTAACTGGAGAATATGCAGATAAATTAGTCGGACATTTAAAAAGCGATGACTTTTTTGGTACTGCGAATCATCCAACTGCAAAATTTGTAATTACTCAAGCAATTCACCAAGGGAAAGATCTTTATAAAATATCTGGTGATTTAACCATTAAAGGAACTGCAAAACCTATTAAATTTTCTGCAACAGTTAAAGAAGAAAATGGCAGCAAAATTGCGAATGCAGAAATAAAAATTGACCGTGCTGATTACAACGTAAAATATGGTTCAGGATCCTTTTTTGAAAACCTGGGGGACAAAACCATTTTTGATGAATTTGATATCAATGTAAAGCTTGTTACCAAGAAATAA
- a CDS encoding carboxymuconolactone decarboxylase family protein, whose translation MSNHYYNAADLSKFGNIGEFKKDLADKFFSWYGDVFNEGALTVREKSLIALAVAHAVQCPYCIDAYSTDAYEKGYSEAQMMEAVHVAAAIRGGASLVHGVQMMNKVKEISM comes from the coding sequence ATGAGCAATCACTATTACAACGCAGCTGATTTATCCAAATTTGGAAATATAGGAGAATTTAAAAAGGATCTTGCTGACAAATTTTTTTCCTGGTATGGAGATGTATTTAATGAAGGGGCTTTAACGGTTCGTGAAAAATCATTGATTGCATTGGCAGTAGCTCATGCGGTCCAATGTCCGTATTGTATCGATGCATATAGTACAGATGCCTATGAAAAAGGATATAGTGAAGCACAAATGATGGAGGCCGTGCATGTTGCAGCCGCTATCCGTGGAGGTGCTTCTTTGGTTCACGGAGTTCAGATGATGAATAAAGTGAAAGAAATCAGTATGTAA
- the arsS gene encoding arsenosugar biosynthesis radical SAM protein ArsS (Some members of this family are selenoproteins.), whose amino-acid sequence MKSLKAMHHALADSGYQINLLEHEANLIPFTQKLIESNLYPLRPKNLEIFQINIGKMCNQTCKHCHVDAGPDRKEIMTQSTMEACLKILQANKLFTTVDLTGGAPEMNPHFRWFVEQIKALGIHVMVRCNLTILRANKKYHDLPDFYKSNQVEVISSLPFYSKDRTDKQRGDGVFEDSIAALQMLNNVGYGLPDSGLILNLVYNPSGAFLPADQSILEKEFKQSLQRDFNIVFNQLYTITNMPISRYLDYLLVSGNYENYMNKLIQSYNPVAASNVMCRNTLSIGWDGYIYDCDFNQMLDLKVLGTSQHINDFNAEELLHREIVVNQHCFGCTAGSGSSCGGTLA is encoded by the coding sequence ATGAAAAGTTTAAAAGCAATGCATCATGCATTGGCAGATTCAGGGTATCAGATTAATTTATTAGAACATGAAGCGAATTTAATTCCCTTCACTCAAAAATTGATTGAGTCTAATCTCTATCCATTGCGTCCAAAAAATCTGGAAATCTTTCAGATTAATATTGGTAAAATGTGTAATCAAACCTGTAAACATTGTCACGTAGATGCAGGTCCGGATCGTAAGGAGATCATGACGCAGAGCACCATGGAAGCTTGTTTGAAAATTTTGCAAGCAAATAAGCTGTTTACTACAGTTGATTTAACCGGTGGGGCTCCGGAAATGAATCCGCACTTCCGTTGGTTTGTAGAACAAATCAAAGCACTTGGGATTCATGTGATGGTTCGATGTAATTTAACCATTCTTCGCGCCAATAAGAAGTATCATGATTTACCTGATTTTTATAAATCAAATCAGGTGGAAGTGATTTCTTCATTGCCTTTTTATTCTAAGGATCGTACCGACAAACAACGGGGAGATGGAGTTTTTGAAGATTCCATTGCAGCTTTACAAATGTTAAATAATGTTGGTTATGGACTGCCAGACAGTGGACTGATTTTAAATTTAGTTTATAATCCTTCCGGAGCATTTTTACCAGCTGATCAATCCATTCTTGAAAAAGAATTTAAACAAAGTTTACAACGGGATTTTAATATAGTTTTCAATCAGTTGTATACAATTACCAACATGCCTATCAGCAGGTATCTGGATTATTTATTGGTAAGTGGAAATTATGAAAACTATATGAATAAACTCATTCAATCATACAATCCGGTTGCAGCATCAAATGTCATGTGCAGAAATACCTTGAGTATTGGATGGGATGGATACATTTATGATTGTGATTTTAACCAAATGCTGGATTTGAAAGTACTGGGAACTTCTCAACACATCAATGATTTTAATGCTGAAGAGCTGTTGCACCGTGAGATTGTAGTCAACCAACATTGTTTTGGATGCACTGCAGGTTCCGGCAGCAGCTGTGGCGGAACCCTTGCTTAA
- a CDS encoding acetyl-CoA C-acyltransferase produces the protein MNECYLVNGIRTPIGKFGGSLANIRTDDLAALPLKWLLELNPTLDPMLVDDVLMGCANQAGEDNRNIARMALLLAGLPWSVPGETVNRLCASGLAAAVNGFHAIRSHEAELIIAGGVENMTRGPWVISKTSTPFGRDAEMADSSFGWRFINSKMKALYGTEAMGETAENLAKKYLISREAQDTFAFHSQQKAFASQQSGRLEKEIHPIELHSKNGNVSIFDKDEFIKGSTSIETLSNLKPAFDKLNGTVTAGNASGLNDGAAAILLASEKAIQQNQLKPLARIVSSGVSGVEPSIMGIGPVPASAIALKRAGLRLDDMDLIELNEAFAAQVLSCLKEWNMEWNDPRLNPNGGAIALGHPLGMSGARLLYSAAIELHVQQKKFALVTMCIGVGQGYACVLERV, from the coding sequence ATGAACGAATGTTACCTTGTCAATGGCATCCGCACACCCATTGGTAAATTTGGCGGAAGTTTGGCAAACATTCGTACAGATGATTTAGCAGCACTTCCCCTTAAATGGTTGCTAGAATTGAATCCAACTTTGGATCCAATGCTCGTTGATGATGTATTAATGGGTTGCGCCAACCAGGCGGGTGAAGATAACCGCAACATTGCCCGGATGGCCTTATTACTGGCTGGTTTACCCTGGAGCGTTCCTGGAGAAACTGTCAATCGATTGTGTGCTTCAGGTTTGGCAGCTGCGGTTAATGGCTTTCATGCAATACGGTCTCATGAAGCAGAGTTGATTATTGCCGGGGGAGTCGAAAACATGACACGGGGTCCATGGGTTATTTCAAAAACATCCACTCCTTTTGGAAGAGATGCTGAAATGGCAGACAGCAGCTTTGGGTGGCGGTTTATTAATTCCAAAATGAAAGCCCTTTATGGTACAGAAGCGATGGGGGAAACTGCAGAAAATCTGGCAAAAAAGTATTTAATATCGAGAGAGGCTCAAGATACGTTTGCATTTCACAGTCAGCAAAAAGCGTTTGCGTCACAACAGTCCGGTCGTTTAGAAAAAGAAATTCATCCAATTGAGTTGCATTCCAAAAATGGTAATGTTTCGATATTCGACAAAGATGAATTTATAAAAGGATCAACAAGTATAGAAACACTCTCTAATTTAAAACCTGCATTCGATAAATTGAATGGAACGGTAACTGCCGGTAATGCATCCGGCTTGAATGATGGTGCAGCAGCCATCTTGCTGGCATCCGAAAAAGCAATACAACAAAATCAACTGAAACCATTAGCTCGCATTGTTTCTTCTGGTGTCAGCGGAGTCGAACCATCTATTATGGGCATCGGACCGGTACCTGCAAGTGCAATCGCACTAAAAAGGGCAGGATTAAGATTGGATGACATGGATCTTATTGAATTAAATGAAGCCTTTGCAGCACAAGTTTTATCTTGTCTAAAAGAATGGAACATGGAATGGAATGATCCTCGCTTAAATCCGAATGGGGGCGCAATAGCCCTTGGACATCCTTTGGGTATGTCGGGTGCGCGTTTGTTGTATTCAGCAGCCATTGAATTGCATGTGCAGCAAAAGAAATTTGCATTGGTTACCATGTGTATTGGAGTTGGACAGGGATATGCTTGTGTGTTGGAAAGAGTTTGA
- the paaZ gene encoding phenylacetic acid degradation bifunctional protein PaaZ: protein MSKLQSFALGSWIEGDGDGQILLNAINGEPIASVSSKGLDFSAMLHYARSQGGPALRAMSFQERGRMLKALALYLSERKLNYYPLSYKTGATKTDSWIDIDGGIGTLFAYSSLRRKFPNQSFYVDGEMAGLSKNGSFIGQHIMVPKEGVAIHINAFNFPVWGMLEKISVNLLAGVPAVVKPATITTFLAEAVVKDIIASGILPAGALQLICGSAHSILDSVSNQDVVTFTGSASTGRMLKSHPQILNESVPFNMEADSLNACVLGLDAAPGSANFDLFIKEVHREMTAKCGQKCTAIRRIIVPQQWIAEVQTALSQRLQKTIIGNPESEEVRMGSLAGIAQLNEVKERVAQLSEFSKIVYGTLDFPEIIGTDSKAGAFMSPILLLNEYPFKNLISHELEAFGPVSTILGYNTTEEAVAISKLGKGSLVSSIVTNDPKIASEYALHAGSHHGRILILNERCAKESTGHGSPMPLLMHGGPGRAGGGEEMGGIRGVKHYMQRVALQGSPEMLTAITQVYQQGAIANQTPIHLFRKYFEELQVGDQLITANHTVSEADITNFANVSGDNFYAHMDATSLEGTLFTGRVAHGYFILSKAAGLFVDAKKGPVLLNYGIDECRFTKPVYPGMTIGVKLTVKEKVDQDNTIKIPAKNESDIQEEVKCGIVRWLVEVIDQSNETVAIATILTMVKKQQQGI, encoded by the coding sequence ATGAGTAAACTACAAAGTTTTGCATTAGGATCCTGGATTGAAGGCGATGGAGATGGTCAAATTTTATTAAATGCAATCAATGGCGAACCCATTGCATCGGTATCGAGTAAAGGACTTGATTTTTCAGCCATGCTTCATTATGCCAGATCTCAAGGCGGTCCAGCATTGCGAGCCATGAGCTTTCAGGAAAGAGGCAGAATGTTAAAGGCATTGGCTTTATATCTTTCTGAACGGAAATTAAATTATTATCCGCTTAGTTATAAAACAGGTGCAACCAAAACAGATAGTTGGATAGATATCGATGGAGGAATCGGTACTTTATTTGCATATTCAAGTCTTCGAAGAAAATTTCCCAACCAATCTTTTTATGTAGATGGTGAAATGGCTGGTTTATCTAAAAACGGCAGCTTTATTGGGCAACACATTATGGTACCCAAGGAAGGGGTTGCAATTCATATCAATGCATTCAACTTTCCTGTCTGGGGTATGCTGGAAAAAATTTCTGTCAATTTGTTAGCAGGAGTTCCGGCAGTTGTAAAACCAGCAACCATCACAACATTTTTAGCAGAAGCAGTTGTTAAAGATATCATAGCATCCGGCATCTTACCTGCTGGTGCTTTGCAATTGATTTGTGGATCCGCGCATTCAATTTTAGATTCAGTTTCCAATCAGGATGTAGTAACCTTTACAGGTTCGGCGAGTACAGGACGTATGCTTAAATCGCATCCACAAATTCTAAATGAATCGGTCCCTTTTAATATGGAAGCGGATTCATTGAATGCGTGTGTTTTAGGTTTGGATGCAGCACCTGGTTCCGCAAATTTTGATTTATTTATCAAGGAAGTCCATCGGGAAATGACTGCAAAGTGTGGTCAGAAATGTACCGCCATTCGACGAATTATTGTACCTCAACAATGGATTGCGGAAGTTCAAACTGCCTTGTCACAACGATTGCAAAAAACCATCATTGGAAATCCGGAATCAGAAGAAGTACGCATGGGTTCATTGGCAGGAATTGCCCAATTGAATGAAGTAAAAGAACGGGTAGCTCAGTTAAGTGAATTTTCTAAAATAGTATACGGAACTTTAGATTTTCCAGAAATTATTGGAACAGATTCTAAAGCCGGTGCATTTATGTCTCCCATCCTTTTATTAAATGAATATCCATTTAAAAATTTAATATCTCATGAACTGGAAGCATTTGGACCAGTGAGTACGATATTAGGATATAATACAACAGAAGAGGCAGTAGCAATTTCTAAGTTGGGTAAGGGTTCATTAGTTTCATCCATTGTTACAAACGATCCTAAAATTGCAAGTGAATATGCACTTCATGCAGGAAGCCATCATGGCAGGATTTTAATTCTTAACGAACGATGTGCAAAAGAGAGTACAGGTCACGGTTCCCCAATGCCTTTGTTAATGCATGGCGGACCGGGCCGCGCTGGAGGTGGTGAAGAAATGGGTGGTATTCGCGGAGTAAAGCATTACATGCAACGTGTGGCTTTGCAAGGTTCACCAGAAATGTTGACAGCGATTACTCAAGTATATCAACAAGGTGCCATTGCAAATCAAACTCCAATCCATCTTTTTAGAAAATATTTTGAAGAATTGCAAGTTGGAGATCAACTGATTACTGCAAATCATACCGTTTCGGAAGCTGATATTACCAATTTCGCAAACGTTAGTGGGGATAACTTTTATGCACACATGGATGCAACTTCTTTGGAAGGAACTTTATTTACGGGCAGAGTAGCACACGGGTATTTTATTTTATCCAAAGCAGCTGGTTTGTTTGTCGATGCAAAAAAAGGTCCGGTATTATTGAATTACGGAATTGATGAATGTCGATTTACAAAACCGGTTTATCCGGGCATGACCATCGGTGTAAAGTTGACCGTAAAAGAAAAAGTAGATCAGGATAATACAATTAAAATTCCTGCGAAAAACGAATCAGATATTCAGGAAGAAGTGAAGTGCGGAATTGTCCGTTGGTTAGTTGAAGTGATCGATCAGTCAAATGAAACGGTAGCGATTGCTACTATTTTAACAATGGTTAAGAAACAACAACAAGGAATTTAG
- a CDS encoding helix-turn-helix transcriptional regulator, with product MPHKKNTQIGNTQPCFDEPDLQLAVIDLSPEFQIESHQLSKLRVHFFFSLNIPINFRFSPFYSRKLEPEKIFIIYNPDKELECSFECLSPSSIIWLHLSLQKLHQLYSPETQAAPIFNPSFTHSKSYEEKDAPAELMVVLNQVLQKSKLQNYSRLFFQAKILEIFSLLYSEKTQTTENCPFLKNETTVRKIKAAKEILIKNYRKPPTIPELAKQVQLNEFQLKTGFKEIYGQGPYHFLMAHKLELAKQLLSSGNYQVQEAAFEIGYSNTSHFIEAFKKQFGVTPKKLSSNS from the coding sequence ATGCCCCATAAAAAAAATACCCAGATCGGAAATACACAACCTTGTTTTGACGAACCCGATTTGCAACTAGCCGTAATAGATTTAAGTCCTGAATTTCAAATTGAATCGCATCAATTAAGTAAACTCCGGGTTCATTTTTTTTTCAGCTTGAATATTCCGATTAATTTTAGATTTAGTCCATTTTATAGCCGCAAACTTGAGCCAGAAAAGATATTTATCATTTACAATCCTGATAAAGAATTAGAATGCAGTTTTGAATGTTTATCCCCTTCATCAATCATTTGGTTGCATTTAAGCCTTCAAAAGTTACACCAGCTCTACAGTCCGGAAACTCAGGCAGCCCCTATTTTTAATCCTTCCTTTACTCATTCTAAATCCTATGAAGAAAAAGACGCACCGGCAGAATTAATGGTTGTACTTAACCAGGTGTTACAAAAAAGTAAGTTGCAAAATTACAGTCGCTTATTTTTTCAAGCTAAAATACTGGAAATATTCAGTTTACTCTATTCTGAAAAAACACAAACTACTGAAAATTGTCCGTTTCTAAAAAATGAGACCACTGTGCGAAAAATTAAAGCTGCGAAAGAAATTTTAATAAAAAATTATCGTAAACCACCTACAATTCCTGAACTTGCTAAGCAAGTTCAGCTAAATGAATTTCAATTAAAAACCGGATTTAAAGAAATTTATGGACAAGGTCCCTATCATTTTCTGATGGCTCATAAATTAGAATTAGCTAAACAATTATTAAGCTCCGGCAATTACCAGGTTCAAGAAGCAGCTTTTGAAATTGGGTATAGCAATACCAGCCATTTTATAGAAGCATTTAAAAAACAATTTGGAGTGACACCAAAAAAGCTAAGCAGTAATTCCTGA
- a CDS encoding TonB-dependent receptor produces MTFVVRMRFLTILSLIFLLHKLSAQSDSIQLNEVIITATKTERSIGTVPMPVSVIKAKSISLSGSSRLQDILNEQSGLNVVAQINGFGNGIQMQGLNPDYTMILLDGEPIIGRLTGNLELNRITLANVKKIEIIKGPSSSLYGSEALGGVINIITKSPLQSQLELGLKYATNNTIDASINTNWNHSNLNVSLFGNHYRTAGFDFHPDIYGQTVSPYSNSTLQFQIKQDWNGKHLLLLNTKAFRENQENNYQVVNASDSIRVFGKTQINDYSISPQYKLKIGERAFVNLTSYGSIYQAYTYLNQNVSGLAYYTDSFEQRLFKPEIQASCFFNAAHKYTIGAGLAYEGVKTNRYDDDKFRTQLTNYLYIQHEFSWRNKVEWVNGIRYDMNPVYGNQWSPKTAIQWTVFPELKLKTSFGTGFKSPDFRYLYLNFRNAAAGYFVYGTSELKSELELLDQKGEIQQYLYDVNLIGKLFPEKSIAVNLGAQYDFHSKAQFEINLFRNDLKNLIETQAVAITKDLKTIYSYSNIKKAYTQGIEASIRFKLKDCIQTEVNSQILFAKDKEVLKAIEDGLVFGRDPVTKVSYLISKSDYFGLYNRSRHTESIKLFYENSKSNWNASFRLIYKSKFGISNTAGSVQGNVRPSSDANSNAILDRFDHFVSGYFLCNISISKLLYSKLKFQLGADNLFNYKDPDRIPNLFGRNLYITINYKLIKK; encoded by the coding sequence ATGACTTTTGTGGTCCGAATGAGATTCTTGACCATTTTAAGCCTGATTTTCCTATTACATAAGCTAAGCGCACAATCGGATAGCATTCAGCTCAATGAGGTGATAATTACGGCTACCAAAACCGAGCGGAGCATTGGTACAGTCCCGATGCCGGTTTCTGTTATTAAAGCAAAATCGATCAGCTTGAGTGGATCAAGCCGCCTGCAAGATATTCTCAACGAGCAAAGTGGATTAAATGTAGTTGCTCAAATCAATGGTTTTGGGAATGGCATTCAAATGCAAGGTCTGAATCCTGATTACACCATGATTTTGTTGGATGGTGAACCGATTATCGGCAGACTTACTGGTAATCTTGAATTAAATCGGATCACTTTGGCCAATGTAAAAAAAATTGAAATTATCAAGGGTCCAAGCTCAAGCTTATATGGCTCAGAAGCCTTGGGAGGTGTTATCAATATTATTACTAAATCACCCTTGCAGAGTCAATTGGAATTGGGTTTGAAGTATGCCACAAACAATACGATCGATGCATCAATAAATACCAATTGGAATCATTCCAATTTAAATGTCAGTTTATTTGGAAACCATTATCGAACTGCTGGATTTGATTTTCACCCTGATATATATGGACAAACTGTGTCGCCTTATTCTAATTCCACCTTACAGTTTCAGATTAAACAGGACTGGAATGGGAAACATCTTTTATTGCTGAATACAAAAGCTTTTAGAGAAAATCAGGAAAACAACTACCAGGTTGTCAATGCTTCAGATTCAATCCGGGTCTTTGGGAAAACGCAAATCAATGACTACAGCATTTCACCACAATACAAATTGAAAATTGGAGAACGTGCATTTGTAAACCTTACAAGCTATGGTAGCATTTATCAAGCATACACTTATTTAAATCAAAATGTTAGTGGACTTGCATACTACACAGATAGTTTTGAACAACGATTGTTTAAACCGGAAATTCAGGCAAGTTGTTTTTTTAATGCTGCTCATAAATATACCATAGGCGCTGGTCTAGCTTATGAAGGAGTAAAAACCAACCGATATGATGACGATAAATTCCGGACTCAATTAACCAATTATTTATACATACAGCATGAATTCAGTTGGCGAAATAAAGTCGAATGGGTAAATGGAATTCGTTATGATATGAATCCTGTTTATGGGAATCAATGGAGTCCGAAAACAGCCATTCAATGGACAGTGTTTCCGGAATTAAAACTTAAAACTTCTTTTGGAACCGGATTTAAATCACCTGATTTTAGATATTTATATCTGAACTTCAGAAATGCTGCTGCAGGATATTTTGTATACGGCACCAGTGAGTTAAAATCTGAATTGGAATTATTAGACCAAAAAGGTGAAATTCAACAATACCTCTATGATGTCAATTTAATAGGTAAGCTCTTTCCTGAAAAATCAATTGCAGTTAATCTGGGAGCACAATATGATTTTCATTCTAAAGCTCAATTTGAAATAAATTTATTCAGAAATGATTTAAAGAATTTGATTGAAACACAAGCAGTGGCGATAACAAAAGATCTTAAGACAATTTACTCGTACTCAAACATTAAAAAAGCATATACGCAAGGAATTGAAGCCAGTATTCGATTTAAACTTAAAGATTGTATCCAGACTGAAGTAAATTCTCAGATTTTATTTGCGAAAGACAAAGAAGTTTTAAAAGCGATTGAGGACGGTCTTGTTTTTGGTAGGGATCCTGTAACAAAAGTAAGTTATCTAATTTCAAAATCTGATTATTTCGGTTTGTATAATCGATCCAGACATACAGAGTCGATTAAATTATTTTACGAAAATTCTAAATCAAACTGGAATGCTTCATTTAGGCTTATTTATAAAAGTAAATTTGGAATTTCAAATACCGCTGGGAGCGTTCAGGGAAATGTAAGACCTTCTTCAGATGCAAATTCAAATGCGATATTAGATCGCTTCGACCATTTTGTTTCTGGTTATTTTCTCTGCAATATTTCCATTTCAAAACTTCTTTATTCTAAATTGAAATTCCAGCTTGGTGCTGACAATTTATTTAATTATAAAGATCCAGACCGAATTCCAAATTTATTTGGACGCAATTTGTATATCACTATTAATTATAAACTTATAAAAAAATGA
- a CDS encoding HmuY family protein, which produces MKTWYLLLGIGIISSLLSCSDDDPITGVNIKTVNINNLAADPVIYDPITGKTSPGTDQFTLFRFSDSSIVSHADSATTKWDIGFKSTTIIVNSKISGPGSASAFIANGLFNELKEVPKDSIFKEDVSATELAIGKAWQSYDPINFIVSPIPGKIIVIKTNDNKFVKMEILSFYKDAPAVPNYQRDPARYYSFRYVIQKDGSKKFE; this is translated from the coding sequence ATGAAAACATGGTATTTATTACTAGGAATTGGAATCATAAGCAGCCTGCTTTCATGCAGTGATGATGATCCAATTACAGGAGTTAACATTAAAACTGTAAATATTAACAATCTGGCTGCAGATCCGGTAATCTATGATCCAATTACCGGCAAAACATCCCCTGGAACGGATCAATTTACCTTATTTCGATTTTCTGATAGTTCGATAGTGTCTCATGCTGATAGTGCCACTACGAAATGGGATATTGGTTTTAAATCTACTACGATTATTGTCAATAGTAAAATAAGTGGACCAGGATCTGCAAGTGCTTTTATTGCAAATGGACTATTTAATGAATTAAAAGAAGTACCAAAGGACAGTATTTTTAAGGAGGATGTATCAGCAACTGAATTAGCAATTGGAAAAGCCTGGCAAAGCTATGATCCCATCAATTTTATAGTCTCTCCGATTCCAGGTAAAATTATAGTAATTAAAACCAATGATAATAAATTTGTAAAGATGGAAATATTGAGTTTCTATAAAGATGCACCAGCTGTACCAAATTATCAAAGAGACCCGGCTCGTTATTATTCCTTTAGGTATGTCATACAAAAGGATGGCAGTAAAAAATTTGAATAG
- a CDS encoding DUF3179 domain-containing protein, giving the protein MLFLMLVIFSIAFIQTQMMADTMFYQPNQLILKNSSENKIPLTRQIIGIQQGQEAKAYPISFLAYHHQVRDQINGQDVLISYCSVCRSGRVFIPKVNGQTETFRLVGMDQFNAMFEDSKTGSWWRQENGEAITGPLKGQMLDLFPSTQLSLAQWLTLYPDSKIMQADPAFNSSYDSLALFEQGKSKGSLTKTDTSSWGEKSWVIGISKNNEHLAIDWNRLQHEKQIVFNLGGQNCFITLTTSNTDYFAFEVPFEFKNISLKQDTIFLDQFRYSLNGNCIDCPETDTFKNLISLPAYQEFWHSWRTFHSNSQIY; this is encoded by the coding sequence ATGCTATTTCTTATGTTGGTGATTTTTTCAATCGCTTTCATACAAACACAAATGATGGCTGATACCATGTTTTACCAACCAAATCAACTCATCTTAAAAAATTCTTCAGAAAATAAAATTCCATTAACTCGTCAAATTATTGGAATCCAACAAGGTCAAGAAGCTAAAGCATATCCGATTTCATTTTTAGCATATCATCATCAGGTTCGTGATCAAATTAATGGACAGGATGTATTAATTAGTTATTGTTCCGTATGTCGCTCCGGGAGAGTTTTTATACCAAAAGTTAATGGGCAAACGGAAACCTTTCGGCTGGTTGGAATGGATCAGTTTAATGCAATGTTTGAAGATTCAAAAACCGGCAGCTGGTGGCGACAAGAAAATGGCGAAGCAATTACCGGGCCATTGAAAGGACAAATGCTGGATCTTTTTCCGAGTACCCAACTCAGTTTAGCTCAATGGTTGACATTATATCCTGACAGTAAAATCATGCAAGCGGATCCTGCTTTTAATTCAAGCTATGATAGTCTGGCTTTATTTGAACAAGGAAAGTCAAAAGGTTCTTTAACCAAGACGGATACAAGCTCCTGGGGAGAAAAATCCTGGGTCATTGGTATCTCAAAAAATAATGAACACCTGGCAATTGATTGGAATCGCCTGCAACACGAAAAACAAATTGTGTTTAATTTAGGTGGGCAAAATTGCTTTATCACATTGACAACATCAAATACAGATTATTTTGCTTTTGAAGTCCCGTTCGAATTTAAAAATATCAGCCTTAAACAAGACACCATCTTTCTGGATCAGTTTCGCTATAGTTTAAATGGAAATTGCATCGATTGTCCGGAAACTGATACCTTCAAAAATCTAATATCCTTGCCTGCATACCAGGAATTTTGGCATAGCTGGCGGACCTTTCATTCAAATTCTCAAATTTATTAA